The proteins below are encoded in one region of Cololabis saira isolate AMF1-May2022 chromosome 21, fColSai1.1, whole genome shotgun sequence:
- the hspb9 gene encoding heat shock protein beta-9: protein MMSQYAALTGLFGDDPFLDRGQQLWPLSQKALSSLQQDFFNRRVTLADGLLRELHTGSPLLRLSQFPVISSTLARLSESEEQKRELTSTELHKDLQTAESNSSDLLVTLDARGYAPSDITVKLEGRRLAVVAMKQAGAQESQSSSSSSSSAYLSSSAASQRGFAQKIDLPAHLDLSGLSCSLMDDGQLRIHAPTAKQPVSEERQVPIRFRSSLEFPITKDDTAEGQKD, encoded by the exons ATGATGTCCCAGTATGCAGCGTTGACGGGCCTGTTCGGGGACGACCCTTTCCTGGACCGAGGGCAGCAGCTGTGGCCGCTGAGTCAGAAAGCTCTGTCCTCTCTGCAGCAGGACTTCTTCAACCGCAGGGTCACGCTAGCCGACGGCCTGCTGAGGGAGCTCCACACCGGCTCCCCGCTGCTCCGGCTCAGCCAGTTTCCTGTCATCTCCTCCACGCTGGCAAG GTTGAGTGAAAGTGAAGAACAGAAGAGAGAGTTGACCAGCACGGAGCTGCACAAGGACCTCCAGACCGCTGAAAGCAACAGCAGCGACCTCCTGGTGACCCTGGACGCTCGTGGTTACGCGCCAAGCGACATCACCGTCAAGCTGGAAGGGCGGAGACTCGCAGTCGTCGCCATGAAACAGGCGGGAGCGCAGGAAAGCcagtcttcctcctcctcatcctccagtGCCTACCTGTCCTCCTCGGCAGCATCTCAGAGGGGTTTTGCACAGAAGATAGATCTGCCAGCTCACCTGGATCTGTCGGGCCTCTCCTGCTCcctgatggatgatggacagcTTCGTATTCACGCTCCCACGGCCAAGCAGCCGGTCAGCGAGGAGCGCCAGGTGCCCATTCGGTTCAGATCATCACTGGAATTCCCCATCACTAAGGACGACACGGCAGAGGGACAAAAAGACTGA